In one Nitrosarchaeum sp. genomic region, the following are encoded:
- a CDS encoding response regulator, producing the protein MKFRTNVEKKDKDSKELNILIIDDNEQITKMLTTFLGLKNHKCTVANDGKQGLALIQENHYDVVLLDLAMPEFDGYAVIESLESKNLLKNNKIIVFTASTITQEGLDALVDRGVSSYILKPIDIDLLLSKIIQSATS; encoded by the coding sequence ATGAAATTCAGAACAAATGTAGAAAAAAAAGATAAGGACTCCAAAGAATTGAATATTTTAATTATTGATGATAATGAACAGATTACAAAAATGCTAACTACGTTTTTGGGATTAAAGAATCATAAATGTACAGTAGCAAATGATGGAAAACAAGGATTAGCATTAATTCAAGAAAATCACTATGATGTGGTTTTATTGGATTTGGCTATGCCTGAATTTGATGGATATGCTGTAATTGAATCATTAGAAAGCAAAAATTTGCTAAAAAATAACAAGATAATTGTATTTACTGCATCTACTATTACACAAGAAGGATTAGATGCATTAGTAGACCGGGGCGTTTCATCTTATATCTTAAAACCCATTGACATTGATTTGTTGTTATCCAAAATCATTCAATCCGCTACCTCCTAA
- a CDS encoding AMP-binding protein has protein sequence MNKFSISDINQLSIKANQNLEWFWQEVSNEIGIIWDEPYTKILDTSKGIQWAKWFVNGNTNIYRSSVERFSNLTPNKTAYTFVSEDGITSSITYSELNQKVNKLANALKQLKIKKGDVIAIFLPMIEEAIIAIMASAKIGAIQTVIFSGYSSESLQIRLKDCKAKILFVCDGFQRNGKLISQKQIVDNAIKNTDIEKIIITQYKGIDDYEESDQCVFYNSLVFGQSTNCDTEITNSEDPLFILYTSGTTGKPKGVIHTHGGFSVFAGYQAAFLIDMDKEDVILWPADIGWITGLVWNVYGLLIRGASAVLYDGALNYPNFERIWDMAYNHNATIFGISPTAVRLFKKNNIEPLKLHSYEKIKNIPTTGEPLDEDSWRWLFENVGNKKIPIMNLSGGTEIGGAMLSVFPGIKLKPSTVGIPCPGMNLDVFDDDGMSIRQKNGYLVIKSPWPAMTKGLLNDDSRYLQTYWSRFENVWFHGDYVYVDNDGLWYMKGRSDDVINVSGHRMSTAEIEEVAISHSKISDAASISIPDDITGEAIVVFFVVENKSEQRLEKELSDYISEKIGKIARPKYIFNISELPKTRTGKVMRRLLKSKLLGLELGDLSSLENPMVLDEISKI, from the coding sequence ATGAACAAATTCAGTATTTCAGATATTAATCAATTATCCATCAAAGCAAATCAAAATTTAGAGTGGTTTTGGCAAGAAGTTAGTAATGAAATAGGAATTATTTGGGATGAACCATATACCAAAATTTTGGATACCTCAAAAGGAATTCAATGGGCAAAATGGTTTGTAAATGGCAATACTAATATCTACAGGTCATCAGTTGAAAGATTTAGCAATCTTACACCAAATAAAACAGCATACACATTTGTTTCAGAGGACGGGATTACTTCAAGTATCACATATTCTGAATTAAATCAAAAAGTAAACAAACTTGCAAATGCCCTTAAACAATTAAAAATCAAAAAAGGAGATGTAATTGCAATATTTCTGCCAATGATCGAAGAAGCGATAATTGCAATCATGGCTTCTGCTAAAATTGGTGCAATTCAAACAGTGATTTTTTCGGGATACAGTTCAGAATCATTACAAATTAGATTAAAAGATTGTAAAGCAAAAATTCTATTTGTTTGTGATGGGTTTCAGAGAAATGGCAAACTAATCTCTCAAAAACAAATTGTGGACAATGCAATAAAAAACACAGACATAGAAAAAATAATCATAACACAATACAAAGGAATAGATGATTATGAAGAATCTGATCAATGTGTTTTTTACAATAGTTTGGTATTTGGTCAAAGCACTAACTGCGATACGGAAATCACCAATTCTGAAGACCCTTTGTTTATTTTGTATACGTCTGGAACCACAGGAAAACCAAAAGGAGTTATTCATACACATGGAGGATTTTCAGTTTTTGCAGGATATCAGGCAGCATTCTTAATTGATATGGATAAAGAGGATGTTATTTTGTGGCCTGCAGACATAGGATGGATTACGGGACTTGTGTGGAATGTTTATGGTCTTTTGATAAGAGGAGCAAGTGCGGTACTTTATGACGGTGCATTAAACTATCCAAATTTTGAAAGAATTTGGGATATGGCATATAATCATAATGCTACAATTTTTGGTATTTCACCAACAGCGGTAAGATTATTTAAAAAAAATAACATTGAACCATTGAAACTTCATTCATATGAAAAAATAAAAAACATACCAACTACTGGTGAACCACTTGATGAAGATTCTTGGCGATGGTTGTTTGAAAATGTGGGAAATAAAAAAATACCAATTATGAATTTATCTGGAGGAACTGAAATCGGCGGTGCAATGTTATCAGTATTTCCAGGAATTAAATTAAAACCGTCAACTGTTGGAATTCCGTGTCCTGGAATGAATCTTGATGTGTTTGATGATGATGGAATGTCTATTCGTCAAAAAAATGGGTACCTAGTTATAAAATCTCCTTGGCCTGCAATGACAAAAGGATTGTTAAATGATGATTCTCGTTATTTACAAACGTATTGGTCACGATTTGAAAATGTTTGGTTTCATGGAGATTATGTGTATGTAGATAATGATGGCTTGTGGTATATGAAAGGAAGATCAGATGATGTCATTAATGTATCAGGTCACAGAATGAGTACTGCTGAAATTGAAGAAGTTGCAATATCACATTCTAAAATTTCAGATGCAGCATCAATTTCAATTCCAGACGATATTACTGGAGAAGCCATTGTAGTTTTTTTTGTAGTTGAAAACAAATCAGAACAGAGATTAGAAAAAGAATTATCTGACTACATTTCTGAAAAAATCGGCAAGATTGCACGTCCAAAATACATATTCAACATATCTGAACTTCCTAAGACACGAACTGGAAAAGTCATGAGACGGTTATTAAAATCAAAATTATTAGGATTAGAGTTGGGTGATTTATCATCTTTAGAAAATCCCATGGTATTAGATGAAATTTCCAAAATATAA
- the gatA gene encoding Asp-tRNA(Asn)/Glu-tRNA(Gln) amidotransferase subunit GatA, translating into MNIKISALQFTRDVKSGNLSAEEFMAKTLEQIQNVDDKLHAFLSINDNALNQAKEIDKKIKSGQKIGKCFGMPISIKDNICIKDTKTTCASKMLENYISPYDATVITKLKQQDAIFVGKVNLDEFAMGLTTEFSAYGPSKNPWNTDYVPGGSSGGSAVSVSAFECVASLGSDTGGSVRNPASFCSTVGYKPTYGLISRYGLISYANSIEQIGPLTRTVEDAAFMLNLISGIDSNDNTTVDNHGEDYLKNIDSGIEGKKIGIIKEMIGEGIDPAVLSATKDAISKLEGLGAKCEEMSLDMVKYSVAAYYTITATEAGSNLARYDNLRYGYDFSVEGYEFNSYIEKARKNLGPEVTRRMIIGGFVPSAGHAGKYFLKALKVKNKLTRQINDAFKKFDLLIAPTVPILPFKIGEKIDDPVALFLVDINTVTANLTGKPAISIPFAIVNGLPIGIQLIANSMDDKLLLQAAHALEKTIKLPEVPI; encoded by the coding sequence TTGAACATTAAAATTTCAGCTCTGCAATTTACTAGAGACGTAAAATCAGGAAATTTATCAGCAGAAGAATTCATGGCAAAAACATTAGAGCAAATACAAAACGTAGACGACAAACTACATGCATTTTTATCAATAAATGATAATGCATTAAACCAAGCAAAAGAGATAGACAAGAAAATAAAATCAGGTCAAAAAATAGGAAAATGTTTTGGCATGCCAATCTCAATTAAAGACAACATTTGCATCAAAGATACAAAAACAACATGCGCATCAAAGATGCTTGAAAATTACATATCGCCATACGATGCAACAGTAATCACTAAACTAAAACAACAAGACGCAATCTTTGTAGGAAAAGTAAATTTGGATGAATTTGCAATGGGTCTCACTACAGAATTTAGCGCGTATGGTCCAAGTAAAAATCCATGGAATACCGATTATGTTCCAGGAGGTTCTTCAGGAGGTAGTGCTGTATCTGTTAGTGCTTTTGAGTGTGTCGCATCATTGGGTTCAGATACTGGAGGTTCCGTTAGAAACCCTGCTAGTTTTTGTTCAACTGTAGGATACAAACCAACTTATGGGTTGATTAGCAGATATGGATTAATCTCTTATGCAAACAGCATTGAGCAGATTGGACCTCTAACTAGAACAGTTGAGGATGCAGCATTCATGTTAAACCTCATTTCAGGAATTGATTCTAATGACAATACAACAGTCGATAACCACGGAGAGGATTATCTTAAAAACATTGATTCAGGTATCGAAGGCAAAAAAATAGGCATAATCAAAGAGATGATAGGAGAGGGAATTGATCCAGCTGTGCTTTCTGCAACAAAAGATGCAATTTCAAAATTGGAGGGATTGGGTGCAAAATGCGAAGAGATGTCTTTGGACATGGTAAAATATTCAGTTGCAGCATATTATACAATTACAGCCACTGAAGCAGGAAGTAATCTTGCAAGATATGACAATCTAAGATACGGGTATGATTTTTCTGTTGAAGGATACGAATTTAATTCATATATCGAAAAAGCAAGAAAAAATCTGGGTCCAGAGGTCACAAGAAGAATGATTATTGGAGGATTTGTTCCATCTGCAGGCCATGCTGGAAAATATTTTCTAAAAGCACTCAAAGTAAAAAACAAACTGACACGACAAATTAATGATGCATTTAAAAAATTTGATCTATTGATTGCACCAACAGTTCCAATATTGCCATTTAAAATTGGTGAAAAAATAGATGATCCTGTTGCATTATTTCTTGTCGATATTAATACAGTTACTGCCAATCTTACGGGAAAACCCGCCATATCAATCCCATTTGCAATAGTCAACGGATTACCAATCGGAATCCAACTCATCGCAAATTCAATGGATGATAAATTATTACTACAAGCAGCGCATGCATTAGAAAAAACGATAAAATTGCCAGAGGTACCAATTTGA
- a CDS encoding HAMP domain-containing sensor histidine kinase — translation MIPIKYILFLVSGVSSFIIFYMGLVNYITAVDGTTGIILLVFATAVSAGTLLSTTYISKSITKPIEKLAQNMTEFSKTNKIIDKKPFNTNIKEIYELIMNFESMGKKVEETISMQNEYVEKLKNIDKKKVEFSSMISHELKTPLVPILGYVQMLQKQDLMGPLNNQQLDAINEIYSSALKLQKLVGDILTTQKLDLGKLVFNQEDIQISEFLDLIIKDFTPITNLKKISLLKEYDGDAIIFSDRDRINQVFSNLIKNSIDFVVPEKGEIVIGAKPDNDFMQFFVKDNGVGISKDNQKEIFKKFYQIDTSTSRKRDGSGLGLAICKGIVEGLGGKIWVESEENVGTTFYFTIPN, via the coding sequence ATGATTCCAATTAAGTACATTTTATTTCTAGTTTCAGGTGTGTCTAGTTTTATTATATTTTACATGGGACTGGTAAATTATATCACTGCAGTTGACGGCACTACTGGAATTATTTTATTGGTATTTGCAACTGCTGTATCTGCAGGTACATTACTTAGTACTACATACATTTCCAAAAGCATTACAAAACCTATTGAAAAGCTTGCACAAAACATGACCGAGTTTTCTAAAACAAATAAGATAATCGATAAAAAACCATTTAACACAAACATTAAAGAAATTTATGAATTAATCATGAATTTTGAGAGTATGGGTAAAAAAGTTGAAGAGACCATATCTATGCAAAACGAGTATGTTGAAAAACTAAAGAATATTGATAAAAAAAAGGTAGAATTTTCATCAATGATCTCTCATGAATTGAAAACCCCACTTGTTCCAATATTGGGATATGTGCAAATGTTGCAAAAACAAGATTTGATGGGGCCATTAAACAATCAACAATTAGATGCAATAAATGAAATTTACTCATCCGCTTTAAAGTTACAAAAACTGGTTGGAGATATTCTAACAACTCAAAAATTAGATTTAGGGAAATTAGTATTTAATCAAGAAGATATACAAATTTCTGAATTTTTAGATTTGATAATTAAAGATTTTACTCCAATAACAAATCTAAAAAAAATTTCATTATTAAAAGAGTATGATGGCGATGCTATAATTTTTAGTGACAGAGATCGAATTAACCAGGTTTTTTCTAATTTAATCAAAAATTCAATTGATTTTGTAGTTCCTGAAAAAGGGGAAATTGTAATTGGCGCAAAACCTGATAATGACTTCATGCAATTTTTTGTCAAAGATAATGGTGTGGGGATCTCTAAGGATAACCAAAAAGAGATTTTTAAGAAATTTTATCAAATCGATACTTCTACCAGTAGAAAAAGAGATGGAAGTGGATTAGGATTGGCAATTTGTAAGGGAATTGTGGAAGGGTTGGGAGGTAAAATATGGGTAGAAAGCGAAGAAAATGTTGGGACGACATTTTATTTTACAATCCCTAATTGA
- a CDS encoding A24 family peptidase C-terminal domain-containing protein: MIESLLNYDHIGIMLALVMLIIGSIIDIWKREIHDYYWIGFGGAGFLLVFINSDLLPNLFNIGISLIIAPFVLLIWRIGLFGGADAFALIALAVIAPMATFSENPVTPFSTLSNAAILFIIPFIANVIRNSIAIGKHENIFEGFEETKLKKICAMLIGYRAKTPKFCFSIEKIEKGKRKLNFTIHHAENEEYCTTPNTWITPGIPYLLLITGGFIMQLFLGDLLLSLIVR; this comes from the coding sequence ATGATTGAATCTCTATTAAATTATGATCATATTGGGATTATGCTGGCTCTAGTAATGTTGATAATTGGTTCAATAATAGATATTTGGAAAAGAGAAATTCATGATTATTATTGGATTGGATTTGGCGGTGCTGGATTTTTACTCGTTTTTATAAATTCAGATTTACTACCTAACTTATTTAACATTGGAATTTCATTGATTATTGCACCTTTTGTTCTTCTCATTTGGAGGATTGGATTATTTGGCGGTGCTGATGCATTTGCATTAATTGCATTGGCAGTTATTGCTCCAATGGCCACATTTTCTGAAAATCCTGTGACTCCATTTTCCACATTATCTAATGCTGCAATATTATTCATAATCCCGTTTATTGCTAATGTCATCCGAAACTCAATTGCAATTGGAAAACATGAAAATATCTTTGAGGGTTTTGAAGAAACTAAACTCAAAAAAATCTGTGCGATGTTAATAGGTTATAGGGCAAAAACCCCAAAATTCTGTTTTTCCATTGAAAAAATTGAAAAAGGCAAAAGAAAGCTAAATTTTACAATTCATCATGCAGAAAATGAAGAATATTGTACAACTCCTAATACTTGGATTACTCCCGGCATACCATATCTATTGCTAATTACTGGTGGTTTTATAATGCAATTATTCCTAGGGGATCTTTTACTCAGTCTCATTGTTCGGTAA
- a CDS encoding type II secretion system F family protein: MSFIKKYEKKDKQKKLNNKIDTELPFFITIVTLLATSGFGPYTIFLKIKEMELLPVVRNESLKILKKIDILGMDPLLVMAEVKDNGPSNFGEFLSGYVGAIQSGGDVVNYLKTKMTSAFEIYESAQKGLVEKVKALVDTYMTMQIVILAVYIIITATTTGGIGPAPLETDIDPLYLVIFMPPIVSGLFIFLAKSVNRSKIQEIEIKKVIMFGIPGILVSIVIIYLDLFPAFSLYILGGALAVSALWPALKFQNRYKFSLDAESGSSIILRDVAEARKAGLGPETCVIRATKRNDFGLFNKVANGISNKLEWGMTLEDIFMFIKKETTDFHVLINFRVLFEIISSGGGNVATLDTLAGVSEKIRNIEKEKREMLKPYVLVGFMLIGITGFTTLLVIDSLTGLSTNLEVDEVKQNQLQLESDDRFQLLGIAILVQSWLSGLFLGKITTGSYSAGYRYSIILILIAIGSIIIIQSKIFSVSTIFS; encoded by the coding sequence ATGTCTTTTATAAAAAAATATGAGAAAAAAGACAAACAAAAAAAATTAAATAATAAAATAGATACTGAGTTACCTTTTTTCATCACCATAGTTACATTGCTTGCAACAAGTGGATTTGGACCCTATACCATTTTTCTTAAAATAAAAGAGATGGAACTTTTACCTGTTGTTAGAAACGAATCTCTAAAAATTTTAAAAAAAATCGATATTTTGGGGATGGATCCACTCTTGGTTATGGCGGAAGTAAAAGATAATGGACCGTCTAATTTTGGAGAATTCCTTAGTGGTTATGTCGGTGCAATTCAAAGCGGTGGAGATGTGGTTAATTACCTTAAAACAAAAATGACTAGTGCTTTTGAAATTTATGAAAGTGCTCAAAAGGGACTAGTTGAAAAAGTAAAAGCACTTGTAGATACATACATGACAATGCAAATTGTTATTTTGGCAGTATATATCATAATTACCGCAACTACTACTGGGGGAATTGGCCCTGCTCCGTTGGAAACTGATATTGATCCTCTTTATTTAGTAATTTTTATGCCTCCTATTGTATCTGGATTATTTATATTCTTAGCAAAATCTGTGAATCGTTCAAAAATACAAGAGATTGAAATAAAAAAAGTTATCATGTTTGGAATTCCTGGAATTCTTGTATCCATTGTAATAATTTATCTAGATCTTTTTCCTGCATTTAGTTTGTATATTTTAGGTGGTGCGTTGGCAGTATCTGCATTATGGCCTGCACTAAAATTTCAAAACAGATACAAATTTTCACTTGATGCAGAATCTGGTTCATCAATAATTTTAAGAGATGTTGCAGAAGCAAGAAAAGCAGGACTTGGTCCTGAAACATGTGTTATTCGAGCAACAAAGAGAAATGATTTTGGTTTATTTAACAAAGTGGCAAATGGCATTTCCAATAAATTAGAATGGGGGATGACATTAGAAGATATTTTTATGTTTATTAAAAAAGAAACAACCGATTTTCATGTTCTAATTAATTTCAGGGTTTTATTTGAGATTATTTCCTCTGGAGGTGGTAATGTTGCAACATTAGATACATTAGCTGGTGTTTCAGAAAAAATTCGAAATATTGAAAAAGAAAAAAGAGAAATGCTAAAACCATATGTCTTAGTCGGATTTATGTTGATAGGAATTACCGGGTTTACAACCTTATTGGTAATTGATTCTCTTACTGGTTTAAGTACAAATTTAGAAGTTGATGAGGTAAAACAAAATCAATTACAATTAGAATCTGATGATCGATTTCAATTATTAGGAATAGCAATTTTGGTGCAATCTTGGTTGTCTGGACTCTTTTTAGGCAAAATTACAACTGGCTCATATTCTGCAGGTTATCGATACTCTATAATATTAATACTCATAGCTATAGGCTCAATAATTATAATTCAATCAAAAATCTTCAGCGTTTCTACGATATTTAGTTAG
- the aspS gene encoding aspartate--tRNA(Asn) ligase: MIKTELGSLRRSHYSDELNPSMDGNEVTVMGWVLTVRGHGNISFATIRDKNGDIPIVAKKGDCPDDVREKISILKPHSSIAVIGKVKSSEKAPTGFEIIPTELRVFSDVEKIPPFEPLAKTVKNIDTRLEVRPIDLRRKPLQHIFNVRSLILKIIRDYFYQQKFTEINTPKMIATATEGGAALFPIFYYNKEAFLAQSPQLYKEQLTMSFEKVFEIAPIFRAEPSRTNRHLAEAISIDLEESFVDYNDVMDRIEEIIKISIKTVNEYVKTNSDSEFIVPSIPEHIPRYSYDELVEKMQKVGAKTEWGDDLYPSNLKKIGVEGFYFIKDWPLGPKPFYVKDSKINPKISESFDLMFGDLELSSGSTRIEKRHELEERMKNKGMKTDAFEYHLAAFDYGVPPHAGCGIGLERLIMALTGTENIRDVTFYPRDVDRLTP, encoded by the coding sequence ATGATAAAAACAGAACTAGGATCATTACGTAGATCACATTACTCTGATGAATTGAATCCATCAATGGATGGAAATGAGGTAACTGTAATGGGATGGGTTTTAACAGTTAGAGGACATGGAAATATTAGTTTTGCAACAATAAGGGACAAAAACGGAGACATTCCAATTGTTGCCAAAAAGGGAGATTGTCCTGATGATGTACGAGAAAAAATATCAATTTTAAAACCACATTCATCTATTGCAGTCATAGGCAAAGTAAAATCATCAGAAAAAGCACCAACTGGATTTGAAATCATACCAACTGAACTGAGAGTGTTTTCAGATGTTGAAAAAATTCCACCATTTGAGCCTTTAGCAAAAACAGTAAAAAACATAGATACAAGATTAGAAGTACGTCCAATTGACCTTAGACGTAAACCGTTACAACATATCTTTAATGTAAGAAGCCTAATTCTAAAAATAATTAGAGATTATTTTTACCAACAAAAATTTACAGAAATCAATACTCCAAAAATGATAGCTACTGCGACAGAAGGCGGAGCTGCATTGTTTCCAATATTTTATTACAATAAAGAAGCATTTTTAGCTCAAAGCCCTCAATTGTACAAAGAGCAACTAACTATGAGTTTTGAAAAGGTATTTGAGATTGCACCTATTTTCAGAGCAGAACCTTCAAGAACTAATCGTCATTTGGCAGAAGCCATATCAATTGATTTAGAAGAATCTTTTGTGGATTACAATGATGTGATGGACAGAATTGAGGAAATCATAAAAATATCAATAAAGACAGTTAATGAATATGTAAAAACTAATTCCGACTCAGAATTTATTGTTCCATCCATACCTGAACACATTCCGCGATATTCTTATGATGAATTAGTAGAAAAAATGCAAAAGGTAGGTGCAAAAACGGAGTGGGGAGATGACTTGTATCCTTCAAATCTCAAAAAGATTGGAGTTGAAGGGTTTTATTTCATAAAAGACTGGCCACTAGGCCCTAAACCATTTTACGTAAAAGACAGTAAAATAAATCCAAAAATTTCAGAATCATTTGATTTAATGTTTGGGGATTTGGAATTATCATCAGGAAGTACCAGAATCGAAAAAAGACATGAACTTGAAGAAAGAATGAAAAACAAAGGGATGAAAACTGATGCGTTTGAATATCATTTAGCAGCATTTGATTATGGAGTACCACCTCATGCGGGGTGTGGTATAGGATTAGAACGGTTAATTATGGCACTTACAGGCACAGAAAACATTCGCGATGTTACATTTTATCCAAGGGATGTAGACAGATTGACACCATAG
- the gatB gene encoding Asp-tRNA(Asn)/Glu-tRNA(Gln) amidotransferase subunit GatB: MTKIGLEIHCQLTKLESKLFCSCKADYREFEPNINICPICIGLPGSLPILNQKAVEKATMIAMALNCNTPEKIAFFRKNYFYPDLPKNFQITQLNVYGDTSVGGTGTLMVGEKKIRITRIQLEEDPGRLIYEGSSEKNLITLVDYNRAGTPLVEIVTEPDFENPKEVREFLNILSDLLENLGVSDPSLEGAMRADANVSIEGGNKVEIKNIGSFHDLEKAVHFEITRQQSLHSRDIPIIQETRHWDDKRKITVPSRSKEEDLDYRYFLEGDIPWIKINEEIKEKLKTEMPESISSKKQRYITKYNIPTQVAEVLSSDKFYSDLFENAHTKENAKEIANIITTDLMGLVDTREKREESKLKPSHLRDIADSILSNKIARNSAKNALYEIVKTGDNLSDIIAKLDLGNMTTESELSAIIELVISEEPNAIEQARSNPQTINYLVGKVMQKTKGKADPRITLDLLKKKI; the protein is encoded by the coding sequence TTGACAAAAATAGGATTAGAGATTCACTGTCAACTTACAAAATTAGAAAGTAAATTGTTTTGTTCATGCAAAGCAGATTATAGAGAGTTTGAACCAAACATCAACATTTGTCCAATTTGTATAGGATTGCCAGGAAGTCTTCCAATATTAAATCAAAAAGCAGTAGAGAAAGCTACAATGATTGCAATGGCATTAAATTGCAATACCCCAGAAAAAATTGCATTTTTTAGAAAAAATTATTTTTATCCAGATTTACCAAAGAATTTCCAAATAACACAACTTAACGTCTATGGAGATACCAGTGTAGGGGGTACTGGAACTCTAATGGTAGGAGAGAAAAAGATTAGAATAACCAGAATCCAGCTAGAGGAGGACCCTGGAAGATTAATTTATGAAGGAAGTTCTGAAAAAAATCTAATCACTTTAGTAGATTATAACCGTGCAGGCACACCGTTAGTAGAAATTGTAACAGAGCCTGACTTTGAGAATCCAAAAGAGGTAAGAGAATTTCTAAATATTTTATCAGATTTATTGGAAAATCTAGGAGTATCAGATCCTAGTTTAGAAGGAGCTATGAGGGCAGATGCCAATGTTTCAATTGAAGGCGGAAATAAAGTAGAAATAAAAAACATAGGATCATTTCACGATTTAGAAAAAGCAGTACATTTTGAGATTACACGACAACAGAGTCTTCATTCACGAGATATACCAATTATTCAAGAGACACGTCACTGGGATGATAAAAGAAAGATCACAGTACCATCAAGATCAAAAGAAGAAGATTTGGATTACCGATATTTTTTAGAAGGAGATATTCCATGGATAAAAATCAACGAAGAGATTAAAGAAAAATTAAAAACAGAAATGCCTGAGAGTATTAGTTCTAAAAAACAACGATATATTACAAAATACAATATTCCAACTCAAGTTGCAGAAGTTCTTTCATCAGACAAATTTTATTCAGATTTATTTGAAAATGCCCATACAAAAGAAAACGCAAAAGAAATTGCAAATATAATTACAACCGATTTAATGGGATTAGTAGATACTAGAGAAAAACGAGAAGAATCAAAATTAAAACCGTCACATCTCAGAGACATAGCGGATTCAATACTATCCAATAAAATTGCACGAAATTCTGCTAAAAATGCATTATATGAGATTGTAAAAACTGGGGATAATTTATCAGATATTATAGCTAAACTAGATTTAGGAAATATGACAACTGAATCTGAATTATCTGCAATCATTGAATTAGTAATTTCTGAAGAACCTAATGCCATAGAGCAAGCAAGATCAAATCCTCAAACAATTAATTATCTAGTAGGAAAAGTTATGCAAAAAACAAAAGGAAAAGCAGATCCTAGAATAACTTTGGATTTATTAAAAAAGAAGATTTAA
- a CDS encoding helix-turn-helix domain-containing protein: MTVEFLEEDMFALDNPINELNRLLIKYDLTPNQAKVYLYLSKIGIKTASEISKSLKIPRTETYHLLSTLQQKGIIFSVFGKPTKFNAVGIDESIAILVSNEKNRINELETGKANIVKLWKTIPKYVGNKEKSEDNKFQTLQGRNSILVKLEQIVKDSKENILVLGTETDFKRFYHTNFIDLLKKTKSELKILTDYPNKSMHVFEDLPRKNIKKLDDKNREDFCFIIKDDDEVLFFISNSEVKDMTAIWTDSKTFVTTLRSLFSLIWKKAHNLDETSMETLLGSDMTYEHRLREIEQEKIILNHLQQHFKLSEKIQGDKK, encoded by the coding sequence ATGACAGTTGAGTTTTTGGAGGAGGATATGTTTGCTCTGGATAATCCAATAAACGAGTTAAATCGATTGTTGATAAAGTATGATTTGACCCCAAATCAGGCTAAAGTGTATCTATATCTTAGTAAAATAGGAATCAAAACTGCATCAGAGATTTCAAAATCTCTTAAAATTCCTAGAACCGAAACATATCATTTACTTAGTACGTTACAACAAAAAGGAATAATTTTTTCAGTCTTTGGTAAACCTACAAAATTTAACGCAGTTGGTATTGATGAATCAATTGCAATTCTAGTCAGTAATGAAAAAAATAGAATTAATGAGTTAGAGACAGGAAAAGCAAACATTGTAAAATTGTGGAAAACAATTCCAAAATATGTTGGAAATAAAGAAAAATCTGAAGATAATAAATTTCAGACATTACAAGGAAGAAATTCAATTTTGGTGAAACTAGAACAGATTGTAAAAGATTCTAAAGAAAATATATTGGTTTTAGGAACTGAAACTGATTTTAAAAGATTTTATCATACTAATTTCATAGACCTACTCAAAAAAACAAAATCTGAATTAAAAATTCTCACAGATTATCCAAATAAAAGTATGCATGTTTTTGAAGATCTACCACGTAAAAATATTAAAAAACTAGACGATAAAAACCGTGAAGATTTTTGCTTTATAATTAAGGATGATGACGAAGTATTGTTCTTCATTAGTAATTCCGAAGTAAAAGACATGACTGCCATTTGGACAGATTCTAAAACATTTGTAACTACACTGCGTTCATTATTTAGTTTGATTTGGAAAAAAGCTCATAATTTAGATGAGACTAGTATGGAAACATTATTGGGTTCTGATATGACATATGAACACAGATTACGAGAGATTGAACAAGAAAAAATAATTCTAAATCATTTACAACAACATTTTAAGTTGTCTGAAAAAATTCAAGGAGATAAAAAATGA